One window of the Thermodesulfomicrobium sp. WS genome contains the following:
- the metG gene encoding methionine--tRNA ligase, which translates to MKYFFVSTPIYYVNARPHLGHAYSTIVADSIARFHKLAGDTVFFLTGTDEHGDKIVQAAQKAQMDVQRYVDDISSSFQELWPHLEIENDDFIRTTMERHKACVQYVLQKVYDSGDIYFAEYEGLYCYGCERFYTEKELVDGKCPDHQVEPTRIKEKNYFFRMSRYLDALRRHIEEHPEFIQPERYRNEVLAMLREDLGDLCISRPKTRLTWGIDLPFDTDFVTYVWFDALINYISALGYPGDDRFRKFWSGAHHIVAKDILKPHAIFWPTMLMAAGLPLYKGLRVHGYWTVGETKMSKSLGNVVAPLDMAQRYGVAAFRYFLLAEMSFGQDASFTEEALVQRFNADLANDLGNLFSRTLTMTHKYCGGRVPECGELTELDREVLSIGHNALANFQGQFQHFHFSRAVASLWELVRHLNKYIDKSAPWALFKAGETIRLNTVLYVVLEGMRKVALHLWPVMPSLSEAMLEQLGWKWDLAAVDLEGETSSWFGLQPGTPVAASSNLFPRKEVVAAPKPEPKTAAPTKEAVDFEVFSQLDLRVGTVVEALPHPQADRLLLVRLDDGGTEPRQVVAGIAESWKPADLLGRQVVFVANLKPRKLRGQVSQGMILAVKTKDGLALLSPTSPVPPGSVVS; encoded by the coding sequence GTGAAATACTTCTTTGTCTCCACTCCCATTTACTACGTCAACGCCCGGCCCCATTTGGGGCATGCCTACTCGACCATTGTGGCCGACAGCATCGCCCGCTTCCATAAGCTGGCCGGCGATACCGTGTTTTTCCTCACCGGCACCGATGAGCATGGCGACAAGATCGTCCAGGCGGCCCAAAAGGCCCAGATGGACGTGCAGCGCTATGTGGATGATATTAGTAGTAGTTTTCAGGAGTTATGGCCGCATCTCGAAATCGAGAACGACGACTTCATCCGCACCACCATGGAACGCCACAAAGCGTGTGTGCAGTATGTGCTCCAAAAGGTGTACGACAGTGGTGACATCTATTTTGCGGAGTATGAAGGCCTGTATTGCTATGGCTGTGAGCGCTTCTATACCGAAAAGGAGCTGGTGGATGGCAAATGCCCCGACCACCAGGTAGAGCCCACACGCATCAAGGAAAAAAACTACTTTTTCCGCATGTCACGGTATCTCGATGCGCTCCGGCGCCATATCGAAGAGCATCCCGAATTCATCCAGCCTGAGCGCTATCGCAACGAAGTCCTTGCCATGCTGCGCGAGGATCTCGGTGATTTGTGCATCTCCCGCCCCAAGACGCGGCTCACTTGGGGGATCGATCTCCCCTTTGACACGGACTTTGTCACCTACGTGTGGTTTGATGCCCTCATCAACTACATCTCCGCCCTGGGGTATCCCGGGGACGATCGTTTCCGGAAGTTCTGGTCCGGCGCCCACCATATCGTGGCCAAGGACATCCTCAAACCGCACGCCATCTTCTGGCCGACCATGCTGATGGCTGCGGGCCTGCCGCTCTACAAAGGCTTGCGGGTGCATGGCTACTGGACCGTGGGCGAGACCAAGATGTCCAAGAGCCTTGGCAACGTGGTGGCGCCCTTGGATATGGCCCAGCGCTATGGGGTGGCGGCCTTCCGCTACTTCCTTTTGGCGGAGATGAGTTTCGGCCAGGACGCTTCGTTCACCGAGGAGGCGCTGGTGCAGCGCTTCAACGCCGACCTGGCCAATGACCTCGGGAATCTTTTTTCCCGCACCCTGACCATGACCCACAAGTACTGTGGGGGCCGGGTGCCCGAGTGTGGGGAACTCACCGAACTGGACCGCGAGGTGCTGAGCATCGGTCATAATGCCCTGGCCAACTTCCAGGGCCAGTTCCAGCACTTCCATTTTTCTCGGGCCGTGGCCTCCTTGTGGGAGCTGGTGCGGCACCTCAACAAATACATCGACAAAAGCGCGCCCTGGGCCCTGTTCAAGGCGGGTGAAACCATCCGATTGAATACTGTGCTCTATGTGGTGCTGGAGGGGATGCGGAAGGTGGCCTTGCACCTGTGGCCGGTGATGCCGTCGCTCTCCGAGGCCATGCTGGAGCAGCTGGGATGGAAATGGGATCTTGCCGCCGTGGACCTGGAAGGCGAGACTTCGTCGTGGTTTGGGCTGCAGCCCGGCACCCCGGTGGCGGCGAGCTCCAACCTCTTCCCGCGCAAGGAGGTGGTTGCAGCGCCCAAGCCTGAGCCCAAGACCGCAGCCCCCACCAAGGAAGCCGTGGACTTCGAGGTCTTCAGCCAATTGGACCTGCGTGTGGGCACCGTGGTGGAGGCCCTGCCCCATCCTCAGGCGGACCGTCTGCTCTTGGTGCGCCTGGACGACGGCGGCACCGAGCCCCGGCAGGTGGTGGCCGGCATTGCCGAGAGCTGGAAACCCGCCGATTTGCTCGGCCGCCAGGTGGTGTTCGTGGCCAACCTCAAGCCGCGCAAGCTGCGCGGGCAAGTGTCCCAAGGGATGATCTTGGCGGTGAAGACCAAAGACGGCCTTGCCCTGCTTTCCCCCACAAGTCCGGTGCCGCCGGGAAGCGTGGTGTCGTAA
- a CDS encoding ammonium transporter, protein MFAYSICWPRRAMLAGLVVLGTPALALAEAPEFFTQSSANLLWTLIAAILVMFMQAGFAMVEAGFTRAKNAGNIIMKNLLDFAAGSPAYFLVGFALMFGADAAGVFGTSGFALAGLDTTTPEGQWGLTFWFFQSVFAATSATIVSGALAERTQFRTYIVSSLVISALIYPISGHWAWGNLWLGDEGAGWLAQMGFIDFAGSSVVHSLGGWIALAGALVLGPRIGKYGPDGKARAIPGHSIPLAGLGVFILWFGWFGFNPGSTTAATGDIGFIAVTTSLAACAGTLGAMIMAWMRFGKPDTSMTLNGTLAGLVAITAGCAEVSPMGALAIGAIAGLVVVPSIEFIDKTLKIDDPVGASSVHGLCGTLGTILVGFFAAPGFGSNTGLLYGGGAGLLLTQITGALAIAAWGFGCGFILFKVLDALMGLRVSAEEELKGLDITEHGMEGYNGFQIFANE, encoded by the coding sequence ATGTTCGCATATTCCATCTGTTGGCCGCGGCGGGCCATGCTCGCCGGCCTTGTGGTCCTGGGGACCCCGGCTTTGGCCCTGGCGGAAGCGCCAGAATTTTTCACCCAATCCAGCGCCAACCTGCTGTGGACCTTGATCGCCGCCATCCTGGTCATGTTCATGCAGGCCGGGTTCGCCATGGTGGAGGCGGGCTTTACCCGCGCCAAGAACGCCGGCAATATCATCATGAAGAACCTCCTGGACTTTGCCGCCGGCTCGCCGGCCTATTTTCTCGTGGGCTTTGCCTTGATGTTCGGCGCCGACGCCGCAGGCGTCTTCGGTACGTCCGGCTTTGCCCTGGCAGGCCTTGATACCACCACGCCGGAGGGCCAATGGGGGCTGACCTTCTGGTTCTTCCAATCGGTATTTGCCGCCACCAGCGCCACCATCGTCTCCGGCGCCCTGGCCGAGCGCACCCAGTTTCGCACCTATATTGTCTCCAGTCTCGTCATCTCGGCCCTCATCTATCCCATCTCCGGGCATTGGGCCTGGGGCAATCTCTGGCTTGGGGACGAAGGTGCGGGCTGGCTCGCCCAAATGGGGTTCATCGATTTTGCTGGTTCTTCCGTGGTACACTCACTGGGCGGCTGGATCGCCCTGGCCGGTGCCCTCGTCCTGGGCCCGCGCATCGGCAAATACGGCCCGGACGGTAAGGCGCGGGCCATTCCCGGGCATAGCATCCCCTTGGCAGGGCTTGGGGTCTTCATCCTCTGGTTCGGCTGGTTCGGGTTCAATCCCGGCAGCACCACCGCGGCCACGGGCGACATCGGCTTCATCGCCGTCACCACGAGCCTGGCAGCCTGCGCCGGCACCCTGGGCGCCATGATCATGGCCTGGATGCGCTTCGGCAAGCCTGATACCTCCATGACCCTCAACGGCACCCTGGCGGGGCTGGTGGCCATCACCGCCGGCTGCGCCGAGGTCTCGCCCATGGGCGCCCTTGCCATCGGCGCCATTGCGGGACTGGTGGTGGTGCCCAGCATCGAGTTTATCGACAAGACCCTGAAGATCGACGACCCGGTGGGCGCATCCTCAGTACACGGCCTGTGCGGCACGCTCGGGACCATCCTCGTGGGCTTCTTTGCCGCCCCGGGATTCGGTTCGAACACGGGACTACTCTACGGCGGCGGTGCAGGACTCCTGCTCACCCAAATCACCGGCGCCCTGGCCATTGCGGCCTGGGGCTTTGGCTGCGGCTTTATCCTCTTCAAGGTCCTGGACGCCCTCATGGGCCTGCGGGTCAGCGCGGAAGAGGAACTCAAAGGTCTCGATATCACCGAGCACGGCATGGAAGGCTACAACGGCTTCCAAATCTTCGCCAACGAATAG
- the ricT gene encoding regulatory iron-sulfur-containing complex subunit RicT: MTEETMGRYLGVAFKRGGMIYYFSSAPFVLAVHDWVLVKTEEGIGFGQIVIIKDELPPGLDPAQVKPIYRPATQEDFQTVAENQQHAVEAKAICQQAIARLGLEMKLVDVEVSFDRSKMLFYFTAPGRVDFRELVKDLVRTFRTRIELRQIGVRHETQMLGALGNCGMVCCCRRFLRRFEPVTIKMAKDQNLFLNPAKISGACGRLLCCLAYETENYAEFQRRLPKIGRRYYTIHGLVKTLRANMFRDTVTVLTDEGDELDIPLEEWPTLVLPDERGANGERASERPAAPSQPSASDSQPSAAAVPSGPRSPRQGKRLAKKSPKSKRVAS; this comes from the coding sequence ATGACGGAAGAGACCATGGGACGGTACTTGGGTGTGGCCTTCAAGCGTGGGGGCATGATCTATTATTTTTCCTCCGCCCCTTTTGTGCTGGCGGTGCACGACTGGGTCTTGGTGAAGACCGAGGAAGGCATCGGCTTTGGCCAGATCGTCATCATCAAGGATGAACTGCCGCCGGGCCTGGATCCTGCCCAGGTGAAGCCCATCTACCGGCCGGCCACCCAGGAAGACTTCCAGACCGTGGCCGAAAACCAGCAGCACGCGGTGGAGGCCAAGGCCATCTGCCAGCAGGCCATCGCCCGCCTGGGGCTGGAGATGAAGCTGGTGGATGTGGAGGTGAGCTTTGATCGCAGCAAGATGCTCTTTTACTTCACGGCCCCTGGCCGGGTGGATTTCCGGGAGCTGGTGAAGGACCTGGTGCGTACCTTCCGCACCCGCATCGAACTGCGGCAGATTGGTGTGCGCCACGAGACCCAGATGCTGGGCGCCCTGGGCAATTGCGGCATGGTGTGCTGCTGCCGACGGTTTTTACGCCGCTTTGAACCGGTGACCATCAAGATGGCCAAGGATCAGAATTTGTTCCTCAACCCCGCCAAGATCTCCGGGGCCTGCGGCCGTCTGCTCTGCTGCCTGGCCTATGAGACGGAAAACTACGCCGAATTTCAACGGCGACTGCCCAAGATCGGCCGTCGCTACTATACCATCCATGGTTTGGTGAAGACCCTGCGCGCCAACATGTTTCGGGACACGGTAACGGTGCTGACCGACGAGGGCGACGAACTGGATATTCCCTTGGAAGAGTGGCCGACGCTGGTATTGCCCGATGAGCGTGGGGCAAATGGGGAGCGGGCAAGCGAGCGTCCTGCTGCCCCGTCGCAGCCGAGCGCGTCGGACTCCCAGCCGTCTGCGGCCGCCGTGCCTTCAGGGCCTCGTTCTCCGCGCCAGGGAAAGCGTCTTGCGAAGAAATCCCCCAAGTCCAAGAGAGTTGCATCGTGA
- the ychF gene encoding redox-regulated ATPase YchF — protein MALSIGIVGLPNVGKSTLFNALTRAQNAASANYPFCTIEPNKAVVPVPDSRLAVLAELVQPQQVVPATVDFVDIAGLVRGASQGEGLGNQFLANIRDCQAIVHVLRCFDDPDIVHVDGTVDPVRDAETIETELLLADLAAMERRAERLAKQAKGDKKAAAQLETARRVIQALAEGIPAAALLDDTAVAQLLRETPLITAKPVIFVLNVDEAGLTTETEHQRRARDLAARRGAQAITVCARMEEELAGLSPEEAAEFLASYGITEPGLHQVIRAGYATLGLISFFTAGPKEVRAWTIREGTKAPQAAGVIHSDFERGFIRAEVIAFADYVHHGSEAKCRAAGVLRVEGKEYVVRDGDVMHFLFNV, from the coding sequence ATGGCCCTCAGCATCGGTATCGTCGGTCTGCCCAATGTGGGCAAATCCACCCTGTTCAACGCCCTCACCCGTGCCCAGAACGCGGCCAGCGCCAACTACCCCTTTTGCACCATCGAGCCCAACAAGGCAGTGGTGCCGGTGCCGGACTCCCGGCTCGCTGTCCTGGCAGAGCTCGTCCAGCCCCAGCAGGTGGTGCCGGCCACCGTGGATTTCGTGGACATCGCCGGCTTGGTGCGCGGCGCCAGCCAGGGCGAAGGCCTGGGCAACCAATTTCTTGCCAATATCCGCGACTGCCAGGCCATCGTGCACGTGCTGCGCTGTTTCGATGACCCGGATATCGTGCACGTGGACGGCACGGTGGATCCGGTGCGCGACGCCGAAACCATCGAGACCGAGCTCCTCCTGGCCGACCTTGCGGCCATGGAGCGCCGCGCCGAGCGCCTGGCCAAGCAGGCCAAGGGGGACAAAAAGGCCGCCGCCCAGTTGGAGACCGCCCGCCGCGTCATCCAGGCCCTGGCAGAAGGCATCCCTGCCGCCGCACTCCTTGACGACACCGCAGTGGCGCAGCTCCTGCGCGAGACCCCGCTCATCACCGCCAAGCCGGTCATCTTTGTGCTCAATGTGGATGAAGCCGGCCTGACCACGGAAACAGAGCATCAGCGCCGGGCCCGGGATTTGGCCGCCCGCCGGGGGGCTCAGGCCATTACGGTATGTGCCCGTATGGAAGAAGAGCTCGCCGGCTTGTCGCCCGAAGAGGCGGCCGAGTTTCTCGCCAGCTACGGGATCACCGAGCCCGGCCTCCACCAGGTCATCCGCGCCGGATACGCGACCCTGGGGCTCATCTCCTTTTTCACCGCCGGTCCCAAAGAGGTCCGGGCCTGGACCATACGCGAGGGCACCAAGGCCCCCCAGGCGGCAGGGGTCATCCATTCGGATTTCGAACGCGGCTTCATCCGCGCCGAGGTCATCGCCTTTGCGGACTACGTGCATCACGGCTCCGAGGCCAAATGCCGCGCCGCCGGGGTGCTCCGGGTGGAAGGCAAAGAGTACGTGGTGCGTGACGGCGACGTCATGCACTTCCTCTTCAACGTCTAA
- a CDS encoding RNA methyltransferase, with the protein MEPQRLDDIAVILFRPKFSENVGSVARACANMGCSRIILVDPWQWDLERALPLATHHARHLLESLTIVPTLREALMPFSFSYATTARLGGWRKAILTPREAAPRIVEERRHGGVALVFGPEDRGLTNEEIEICNALVTIPTSTELTSLNLAQAVLVLLYECFLAAQERPLHLSRYPKDRVINHEEQEILFATLRATLMEIDYIKPDNPDYFMLSIKRFVHRLAPRRHEFNQIMGLCRQIRRLARLTRTQND; encoded by the coding sequence ATGGAACCGCAACGCCTGGACGACATCGCCGTCATCCTGTTTCGGCCCAAGTTCTCGGAAAACGTGGGCTCCGTGGCCCGGGCCTGCGCCAACATGGGCTGCTCGCGCATCATCCTCGTGGATCCGTGGCAATGGGACCTGGAGCGCGCCCTGCCGCTGGCCACCCACCACGCCCGGCACCTGCTCGAGAGCCTGACCATCGTGCCCACGCTGCGCGAGGCGCTCATGCCCTTTTCCTTCTCCTACGCCACCACGGCCCGTCTGGGCGGCTGGCGCAAGGCCATCCTCACCCCTCGGGAGGCGGCGCCGCGCATCGTCGAAGAGCGCCGCCACGGCGGCGTGGCCCTGGTGTTCGGCCCGGAAGACCGCGGGCTCACCAACGAAGAGATCGAGATCTGCAACGCCCTGGTGACCATCCCCACGAGCACCGAGCTCACTTCCCTCAACCTGGCCCAGGCGGTGCTCGTGCTTCTCTATGAGTGTTTCCTCGCGGCCCAAGAGCGGCCCCTGCACCTTTCCCGCTATCCCAAGGACCGGGTCATCAACCACGAAGAGCAGGAGATCCTCTTTGCCACCCTGCGCGCAACCCTCATGGAGATCGACTACATCAAGCCCGACAACCCAGACTACTTCATGCTCTCCATCAAACGCTTCGTGCACCGGCTCGCCCCCCGGCGCCACGAGTTCAACCAGATCATGGGGCTGTGCCGCCAAATTCGACGGCTGGCGCGACTCACCCGCACGCAGAACGATTGA
- a CDS encoding chemotaxis protein CheX, with product MNPEFAKPFIKATKTVLASMAALEVAAEAPYVKKDNIARGDISAVIGITGDLRGTFSISFDKPTAVHVVKQMLGDAIENILQDVQDAVGEISNMISGQARVGLAEMGVKLQGSTPTVIMGDGHTIAHMSSTKPIAIPFTTQAGTFTVEFCLEE from the coding sequence ATGAACCCAGAATTCGCCAAACCCTTCATCAAGGCCACCAAGACCGTGCTCGCCTCCATGGCCGCCCTGGAGGTGGCCGCCGAGGCCCCGTACGTCAAAAAAGACAATATCGCCCGCGGCGATATCTCTGCAGTCATCGGCATTACCGGGGACCTGCGTGGCACCTTTTCCATCTCCTTCGACAAACCCACGGCCGTGCACGTGGTGAAGCAGATGCTCGGCGACGCCATCGAAAACATCCTCCAGGACGTGCAGGACGCGGTGGGCGAGATCTCCAACATGATCTCCGGCCAAGCCCGGGTGGGGCTGGCGGAAATGGGCGTCAAACTCCAGGGGTCCACGCCCACGGTGATCATGGGCGATGGCCACACCATTGCCCACATGAGCTCGACCAAGCCCATCGCCATCCCCTTCACCACCCAGGCAGGTACCTTTACGGTGGAGTTCTGCCTCGAGGAGTAG
- a CDS encoding zinc-ribbon domain-containing protein → MRITCPNCGFSRHMPPEKLPKRPVRATCPQCSHKFPFTPPMATDSAPQAPAPQEPVPPMAAEKPPIREDRAAPPTPPADESTPDTDLWEALHALRPDEPTKPQTARDPEDHLGEEPEGESELLPPEVPEPLPPAWETATTAPFAAYLSTLWAILVSPVRFFRTLPVGAGYIKPLLFFLILAEAVAIAQALWQLLGILPPAPLTEGLGHTAQATVALLLYPLQISFFLFMDTVVNHFFLQLFRGAHKGLEGTFRAQAYSAAPMLLLVVPYLGLPMAIVATTVYKFLALRHVHGARPSQVLGALVVPMVLMFAVAIGLTWVMGTAV, encoded by the coding sequence ATGCGCATCACCTGTCCCAATTGTGGCTTTTCCCGCCATATGCCGCCGGAAAAACTCCCCAAGCGTCCGGTACGAGCCACCTGTCCCCAGTGCAGCCACAAATTCCCCTTTACCCCGCCCATGGCCACGGACTCCGCCCCCCAAGCGCCGGCGCCGCAAGAACCGGTGCCTCCCATGGCCGCAGAAAAGCCACCAATCCGGGAAGACCGCGCAGCCCCCCCAACCCCTCCTGCGGACGAGAGTACTCCGGATACCGACCTCTGGGAGGCCCTGCACGCCCTGCGCCCCGACGAACCCACCAAGCCCCAGACCGCCAGAGATCCCGAAGACCATCTGGGGGAGGAACCGGAAGGCGAATCAGAACTCCTGCCACCCGAAGTCCCCGAGCCTCTGCCGCCGGCCTGGGAGACCGCAACCACTGCGCCGTTTGCCGCCTACCTGTCCACCCTTTGGGCGATCCTTGTCTCGCCGGTGCGCTTCTTCCGTACCCTACCGGTGGGAGCCGGCTACATCAAGCCGCTGCTCTTCTTCCTCATCCTCGCTGAGGCCGTGGCCATCGCCCAGGCCCTGTGGCAGCTTTTGGGCATCCTGCCGCCAGCGCCGCTCACCGAAGGGCTTGGCCATACCGCCCAGGCCACCGTGGCCTTGCTGCTCTATCCGCTCCAGATCAGCTTCTTCCTCTTCATGGACACGGTGGTCAACCACTTCTTCCTCCAGCTTTTCCGCGGCGCCCACAAAGGCTTGGAAGGCACCTTCCGCGCCCAGGCGTACAGCGCCGCGCCCATGCTCCTGCTGGTGGTGCCGTATTTGGGCCTGCCCATGGCCATCGTGGCCACCACGGTGTACAAATTCCTCGCCCTGCGCCATGTGCACGGCGCCCGTCCGTCCCAGGTGCTCGGCGCCCTGGTGGTCCCCATGGTGCTCATGTTCGCCGTGGCCATTGGGCTCACCTGGGTCATGGGGACTGCGGTATGA
- a CDS encoding P-II family nitrogen regulator, whose protein sequence is MKLVIAYIRPECLNAVKQELYSRKIYNMSVTNVLGSGRQKGFTETYRGVVMEVNLLKKVRLEIGVNDEFVEAAVEGISAGARTGKEGDGVIFVVECAAAIRIRTQETGPAAMG, encoded by the coding sequence ATGAAACTGGTCATCGCCTACATCCGCCCGGAATGCTTGAACGCCGTGAAACAAGAGCTCTATAGCCGCAAGATCTACAACATGTCCGTGACCAACGTGCTCGGCAGCGGCCGGCAAAAGGGCTTCACCGAGACCTATCGCGGCGTGGTCATGGAAGTGAATCTGCTCAAAAAGGTGCGCCTCGAGATCGGCGTCAACGACGAGTTCGTGGAAGCCGCGGTGGAAGGCATCAGCGCCGGCGCCCGCACCGGCAAAGAAGGGGACGGCGTCATCTTCGTCGTGGAATGCGCCGCCGCCATCCGCATCCGTACCCAGGAAACCGGGCCGGCCGCCATGGGCTAG
- a CDS encoding ATP-binding protein: MRHKLPIGIQSFAQIRHEGFYYVDKTPFIAQLATGKFYFLSRPRRFGKSLLLDTIAEAFAGNRTLFTADTNHHRPALYLADHWDWERRFAVIRLSFAIGPLATQSELEEYIHYQLTTNAARLKVEIDPPAALSLDLRLAQLITRAAEIYAMPAVVLVDEYDKPILDHITNIELASEMRETLKRLYSVLKDTSAALRFVLLTGVSKFSQVSIFSGLNNLRDITISEEFGAICGYSDADLDTIFAPEFEAAAAAGRPLDRDLVRQWYNGYWWGGPQRMYNPYDVLLMFAERQFRPWWFETSTPTFLIELLKTRRFFTPKLAQMRVTPTVLGSFDVDHIRPEALLWQTGYLTIKGVQRQGALPFFELGVPNLEVSAALNDSLLEVLVPHRDTEATIALVHALAAGDADAVHAELVRLFERIPYDWPLAAGDYEGYYASVFFSFLASTGAELTPESHSREGRVDLVAKMQHTVWIFEFKVISGESPTGEALRQIQQRHYAAPYRNAPGVHRVIEVGVEFSKTKHQIIGWEVAAA; this comes from the coding sequence ATGCGTCACAAACTCCCCATCGGCATTCAAAGTTTTGCCCAAATTCGTCATGAAGGGTTCTACTACGTCGACAAAACGCCCTTTATTGCGCAGCTGGCCACAGGAAAATTTTACTTCCTTTCCCGGCCACGACGCTTTGGCAAATCGCTGCTCCTCGACACCATTGCCGAAGCCTTCGCAGGAAACCGCACGCTCTTCACTGCAGATACAAATCACCACAGACCGGCCCTTTATCTTGCGGACCATTGGGATTGGGAGAGACGCTTTGCGGTGATTCGACTCTCCTTTGCCATCGGACCGCTCGCCACACAGAGCGAGCTCGAAGAATACATCCACTACCAACTGACCACCAATGCCGCCCGCCTCAAGGTGGAGATCGACCCGCCCGCGGCTCTCTCCCTCGATCTCCGCCTGGCCCAGCTCATTACCCGCGCCGCCGAGATATATGCAATGCCTGCGGTGGTCCTGGTGGACGAGTACGACAAGCCTATCCTCGACCACATCACCAACATTGAACTCGCCTCCGAAATGCGGGAGACGCTCAAAAGGCTCTATAGCGTACTCAAAGATACGAGCGCTGCTCTGCGCTTCGTCCTGCTTACTGGGGTAAGCAAATTCAGCCAGGTTTCCATATTTTCCGGACTCAACAACCTGCGCGATATCACCATTTCCGAAGAATTCGGAGCCATCTGCGGCTATAGCGACGCTGATCTCGACACTATCTTTGCCCCAGAATTCGAAGCAGCCGCAGCCGCGGGCCGACCCTTGGACCGAGATCTCGTGCGCCAATGGTACAACGGCTATTGGTGGGGCGGACCGCAACGAATGTACAACCCCTACGACGTGCTTTTGATGTTCGCGGAGCGCCAATTCCGCCCCTGGTGGTTTGAGACCTCGACGCCGACTTTCCTCATCGAACTCCTCAAGACGCGGCGTTTTTTCACCCCCAAGCTGGCCCAAATGCGGGTCACGCCCACCGTTTTGGGGAGCTTCGACGTGGATCATATTCGGCCTGAAGCCCTCCTCTGGCAAACAGGCTACCTCACCATCAAAGGAGTCCAACGCCAAGGGGCCCTGCCTTTTTTCGAACTCGGGGTGCCGAATCTGGAAGTCAGCGCCGCATTGAATGACTCGCTCCTAGAAGTCCTGGTACCCCATCGCGACACCGAAGCCACCATCGCCCTCGTGCATGCCCTCGCTGCCGGGGATGCCGACGCAGTCCATGCTGAATTGGTGCGCCTCTTCGAGCGCATCCCCTACGACTGGCCCCTGGCCGCCGGCGACTACGAAGGCTACTACGCCAGCGTCTTTTTCAGCTTTTTGGCCAGTACCGGCGCAGAGCTCACGCCGGAGTCCCATAGCCGGGAAGGACGTGTCGATCTCGTGGCCAAGATGCAACACACCGTGTGGATTTTCGAATTCAAAGTGATCTCCGGGGAGAGCCCCACTGGCGAGGCACTGCGCCAAATCCAACAACGCCACTATGCCGCCCCGTACCGCAATGCACCCGGCGTGCATCGGGTCATCGAAGTGGGCGTGGAGTTCAGCAAAACCAAACACCAGATCATCGGCTGGGAGGTGGCCGCAGCGTAA